From the Lysobacter sp. FW306-1B-D06B genome, one window contains:
- a CDS encoding TonB-dependent receptor, with protein MPKRSLTRRLPLVLALAAALPLAAQADDQDHAHQPTDLAGVEVKATPLVGTAEDLVRPVEVLAGERLDEVKANSLGETVGKLPGVQSSYFGPGVGRPIVRGFDGARVQVLSDGLGSGDVSTVSVDHAVTLEPFLADQIEVLKGPATLLYGSGAIGGAVNVVDGRIPEAVTDQPLQGRAELRGNTVNDEKTGMFRMDGTSASGNFVFHIDGLHRETGDYDIPNYPESRELMAREGETPDPATKGTLPNSFVRTDSGALGVSWIGERGFLGVGASLFDTRYGVPAGAHEHGDDHAHEGEEPAHEEEGPVTIGMTQHRYEVRGGLDDLGVFKSLRAKVAHTEYTHTEYEGGETGTVFDNTSTEGRLELVHQPLWGWNGAVGLQWAQRDFEAIGEEAFVPPSKGRDAGLFWLGERTFGAIKTELGARVDQNKIDVNEAEAIGPDRDFHTTSLSAAFKWDINEAFHLSFGLDRAQRAPTAEELYSNGLHVATSSIELGSPLMDEETANRAEIGLHWHGGPFKASASVYHVKYDDFIYLADTGVTEDGNPVRLWTQDDARFNGAEAEVNWNFADNDSGSWNLRVFGDVVRGELTGSGTREVSFAVPHGDHAHDYTVDLPRGGNLPRIAPQRLGGEVRWELGAWRASLGAIRYARQDQVAANETETPGYTLVDAHVAWHKDTPKGNAWEVFLDGSNLLDEEARVHTSFLKDVAPLPGRGVAFGVRAFF; from the coding sequence ATGCCAAAGCGCTCGCTGACCCGCCGACTTCCCCTGGTGCTCGCCCTCGCCGCCGCGCTGCCCCTGGCCGCGCAGGCCGATGACCAGGACCACGCCCATCAGCCCACCGACCTGGCCGGCGTGGAGGTCAAGGCGACGCCGCTGGTCGGCACGGCCGAGGATCTGGTCCGGCCGGTCGAGGTCCTGGCCGGAGAACGGCTCGACGAAGTCAAGGCGAACTCCCTGGGCGAGACCGTCGGCAAACTGCCCGGCGTGCAGTCCTCGTACTTCGGTCCCGGCGTCGGGCGGCCGATCGTGCGCGGCTTCGACGGCGCCCGCGTGCAGGTGCTGAGCGACGGCCTGGGCTCGGGCGACGTCTCCACCGTCAGTGTCGATCACGCGGTCACGCTGGAGCCGTTCCTGGCCGACCAGATCGAAGTGCTCAAAGGCCCGGCCACCCTGCTCTACGGCAGCGGCGCGATCGGCGGCGCCGTGAACGTGGTCGACGGCCGCATTCCCGAGGCAGTGACCGACCAGCCCCTGCAAGGCCGTGCCGAACTGCGCGGCAACACCGTCAACGACGAAAAGACCGGCATGTTCCGCATGGATGGCACGTCGGCTTCGGGCAATTTCGTCTTCCACATCGACGGCCTGCATCGCGAGACCGGCGATTACGACATCCCCAACTACCCGGAAAGCCGCGAGCTGATGGCGCGCGAAGGCGAAACGCCGGACCCGGCCACGAAGGGCACGCTGCCCAACAGCTTCGTGCGCACCGACAGCGGCGCGCTGGGCGTGAGCTGGATCGGCGAGCGCGGTTTCCTGGGCGTGGGCGCAAGCCTGTTCGACACGCGCTACGGCGTGCCCGCCGGCGCCCACGAACACGGGGACGACCACGCCCACGAAGGCGAGGAACCCGCGCACGAGGAAGAAGGCCCGGTCACCATCGGCATGACGCAACACCGTTATGAAGTGCGCGGCGGCCTGGACGACCTGGGCGTGTTCAAGTCGCTGCGCGCCAAGGTCGCCCATACCGAGTACACGCACACCGAATACGAGGGCGGCGAAACCGGCACCGTCTTCGACAACACCAGCACTGAGGGTCGCCTGGAACTGGTGCACCAGCCGCTCTGGGGCTGGAACGGCGCCGTCGGCCTGCAGTGGGCCCAGCGCGATTTCGAGGCCATCGGCGAAGAGGCGTTCGTTCCTCCGTCCAAGGGACGCGATGCGGGCCTGTTCTGGCTGGGCGAGCGCACCTTCGGCGCGATCAAGACCGAGCTGGGCGCGCGCGTGGACCAGAACAAGATCGACGTGAACGAAGCCGAGGCGATCGGGCCGGATCGCGATTTCCATACGACGAGCCTGTCGGCGGCGTTCAAGTGGGACATCAACGAAGCGTTCCACCTTTCGTTCGGCCTGGACCGCGCGCAGCGCGCGCCAACGGCGGAAGAGCTGTATTCCAACGGCCTCCACGTCGCCACTTCGAGCATCGAACTGGGTTCGCCGCTGATGGACGAGGAAACCGCGAACCGCGCGGAGATCGGCCTGCATTGGCACGGCGGTCCGTTCAAGGCGAGCGCGTCGGTCTACCACGTGAAGTACGACGATTTCATCTACCTGGCCGACACCGGCGTGACGGAGGACGGCAACCCCGTGCGCCTGTGGACGCAGGACGACGCGCGCTTCAACGGTGCCGAAGCCGAGGTCAACTGGAACTTCGCCGACAACGACAGCGGCAGCTGGAACCTGCGCGTGTTCGGCGACGTGGTGCGCGGCGAACTGACCGGCAGCGGGACGCGCGAAGTGAGCTTCGCGGTGCCGCATGGCGATCATGCCCACGACTACACCGTCGATCTTCCGCGCGGCGGCAACCTGCCGCGGATCGCGCCGCAGCGCCTGGGCGGCGAGGTGCGCTGGGAGCTGGGTGCTTGGCGCGCATCGCTTGGCGCGATCCGTTACGCACGCCAGGATCAAGTCGCCGCGAACGAAACGGAAACGCCCGGGTACACGCTCGTCGACGCGCACGTCGCCTGGCACAAGGACACGCCGAAGGGCAACGCGTGGGAAGTGTTCCTCGACGGCAGCAACCTGCTCGACGAGGAGGCGCGCGTGCACACCTCCTTCCTCAAGGACGTGGCGCCGCTGCCGGGGCGTGGCGTGGCATTCGGCGTGCGGGCGTTCTTCTGA
- a CDS encoding MerC domain-containing protein, whose product MPPLRPRSLLDRIGAFGSLLCAIHCALLPLVIAVLPSLGVAAWLGTGFEEAFVLFATGLGLFSMFWGYRRHRAVQALSLMVPGLAILWFGVLYQPLHQSVIPHAIAMTFGGTLVGLAHLANLRLNHGHVHDATCAH is encoded by the coding sequence ATGCCGCCTCTTCGCCCCCGCAGCCTGCTCGACCGCATCGGTGCCTTCGGCTCCTTGCTGTGCGCGATCCATTGCGCGCTGCTGCCGCTGGTGATCGCCGTGCTGCCGTCGCTGGGCGTCGCGGCATGGCTGGGCACGGGGTTCGAGGAAGCCTTCGTTCTGTTCGCCACTGGGCTGGGGCTGTTCAGCATGTTCTGGGGCTACCGCCGACATCGCGCCGTGCAAGCGCTGTCGCTGATGGTGCCGGGGCTGGCGATCCTGTGGTTCGGCGTGCTGTACCAGCCACTGCACCAGAGCGTGATTCCGCATGCGATCGCAATGACCTTCGGCGGCACGCTCGTGGGCCTGGCCCATCTGGCGAACCTGCGCCTGAACCACGGCCACGTGCACGACGCCACCTGCGCGCACTGA
- a CDS encoding 30S ribosomal protein THX, whose amino-acid sequence MGKGDRKTAKGKRYNSSYGNARKATTKAAGTAAAPVAKKATKTVAKAPAAKKVAVKKAATKE is encoded by the coding sequence ATGGGCAAGGGCGACCGCAAGACCGCCAAGGGCAAGCGCTACAACTCCAGCTACGGCAATGCCCGCAAGGCCACGACCAAGGCCGCCGGCACCGCCGCCGCCCCGGTCGCGAAGAAGGCGACCAAGACCGTGGCCAAGGCCCCGGCCGCCAAGAAGGTCGCGGTGAAGAAGGCTGCCACCAAGGAGTAA